Proteins found in one Neptunomonas phycophila genomic segment:
- a CDS encoding ion transporter — protein sequence MNSKDLQARFYAIRSNRFFEFFVISVIIFSALVIGAKTYDVSPNILQLIRWLDIGITLFFMVEIVIRFIGDPNKRSFFKDPWNLFDTLIVVVSLVPIDDSEMALVGRLIRIFRVLRMVSIIPELRMLLNSLIKAMPQLGYVILLMFIIFYIYAAAGASLFAHINEDLWGDITISLLTLFRVMTFEDWTDVMYETMEVYPLSWIYYLTFIFLTAFAFLNMVIGIVVNVMESESSREAKEKAEAKAASEPSMSELQNEIKLLRQLIEDKVK from the coding sequence ATGAACTCCAAAGACCTTCAAGCGCGCTTTTATGCTATTCGTAGCAATCGCTTTTTTGAATTTTTCGTCATTTCAGTCATTATTTTCTCAGCCCTAGTGATAGGTGCTAAAACGTACGATGTATCTCCCAACATACTCCAGCTCATACGATGGTTAGATATCGGCATAACCCTCTTCTTTATGGTAGAGATTGTGATCCGGTTCATTGGAGACCCAAATAAACGATCCTTTTTTAAAGACCCTTGGAACCTATTTGATACGCTTATTGTAGTGGTTAGCTTGGTTCCTATCGACGATAGCGAAATGGCGTTGGTTGGGCGCTTAATACGTATATTCCGTGTATTGAGGATGGTATCCATCATTCCTGAATTACGTATGCTGCTAAATTCACTCATCAAAGCAATGCCGCAGTTAGGCTACGTAATTTTATTAATGTTTATTATTTTCTATATCTACGCCGCGGCGGGCGCATCCCTGTTTGCACACATAAATGAAGATTTATGGGGAGATATAACCATATCGTTACTGACGCTTTTTCGTGTGATGACTTTTGAAGACTGGACCGATGTAATGTATGAGACCATGGAGGTCTATCCGTTAAGTTGGATCTATTATTTAACCTTCATATTTTTAACAGCTTTTGCCTTCCTCAACATGGTGATTGGTATTGTCGTTAACGTTATGGAAAGCGAAAGCTCTCGCGAAGCCAAGGAAAAAGCTGAGGCTAAAGCGGCGAGTGAACCTTCCATGTCAGAGCTACAAAATGAGATTAAGTTGCTAAGACAACTTATTGAAGATAAAGTAAAATAA